One Camarhynchus parvulus chromosome 26, STF_HiC, whole genome shotgun sequence genomic window carries:
- the PI16 gene encoding peptidase inhibitor 16, translating into MLSSGLPPVLLVLSVLELSWCLSDEEKKIILDEHNKYRSQVSPPAQAMMKMTWDKELEALAQSYAEKCIWDHNKERGRRGENLFAMAPTLELEFAVEDWNGEEKFYNFTTSTCVPGQMCGHYTQVVWSSTHQIGCGAHFCEKIDGIETENMHLLVCNYYPPGNMKGKKPYVEGPSCKMCPMDTVCVNNLCELVVEETTPASVTTKARPSTPATAKPEPTAKPEPTAKTEPTAKTEPTAKPEPTAKPEPTAKPEPTAKPDQTSTYNTGSHHSKT; encoded by the exons ATGCTGAGCTCAGGTCTTCCTCCCGTTCTCCTGGTGCTctcagtgctggagctgagctggtgcCTGAGTGATGAAGAAAAGAAGATCATCTTGGATGAGCATAATAAATATCGCTCCCAGgtctctcctcctgcccaggctaTGATGAAGATG ACCTGGGACAAGGAGCTGGAGGCCCTTGCTCAATCCTATGCAGAGAAATGCATCTGGGACCACAACAAGGAGAGAGGCCGACGGGGAGAAAACCTCTTTGCCATGGCCCCAACCCTGGAACTGGAATTCGCCGTGGAAGACTGGAATGGGGAGGAGAAATTCTACAACTTTACAACATCCACGTGTGTCCCCGGGCAGATGTGTGGCCACTACACCCAG GTGGTCTGGTCAAGCACGCATCAGATTGGCTGTGGGGCACATTTCTGCGAGAAGATCGATGGAATTGAAACAGAGAACATGCACCTGCTGGTCTGCAACTATTATCCCCC GGGTAACATGAAAGGCAAAAAGCCCTACGTGGAAGGACCCTCATGTAAAATGTGCCCCATGGACACAGTCTGTGTGAACAACCTGTGTG AACTCGTTGTAGAAGAGACCACTCCGGCCTCTGTGACAACAAAGGCAAGGCCATCCACCCCAGCCACAGCCAAACCTGAACCCACAGCCAAACCTGAACCCACAGCCAAAACAGAGCCCACAGCCAAAACAGAGCCCACAGCCAAACCTGAACCCACAGCCAAACCTGAACCCACAGCCAAACCAGAGCCCACAGCCAAACCAGA CCAAACCAGCACCTACAACACTGGTTCACACCACAGCAAAACCTGA
- the LOC115913664 gene encoding proteoglycan 4-like isoform X1 — MAKPTPTTPKSTPTSAKPKLAAATAKPTPTTPTSTTTTAKPAPATTAKTQLKTATTTKPEPERPDPTEATKITLSFEPTLDPDYKVSPEADTGEPVSSFTTEDPALLESMGTAFSPRSVPEIKKGVKEHGEEKSAFPSPSPSLSQAVPEMKLGFNRAELITPSKSVVLSPEEPTFLRLTSSSKDKKGPSPHFQTSLSAGALDTEELETNSDQTSVDPLKGGAPSTCLGLLLFLLPSAILVGLLL; from the exons ATGGCCAAGCCAACACCCACCacaccaaaatccaccccaacTTCAGCTAAGCCAAAActtgctgcagccacagccaaaCCAACACCCACCACCCCAACATCCACCACCACTACAGCCAAGCCAGCACCTGCCACAACAGCAAAGACACAACTGAAAACTGCCACAACCACAAAGCCAGAACCAGAAAGGCCTGATCCTACTGAGGCAACCAAGATCACTCTTTCCTTTGAGCCCACCTTAGACCCAGATTATAAAGTATCTCCAGAGGCAGACACTGGAGAGCCTGTAAGCTCCTTCACTACAGAGGATCCAGCCTTATTAGAAAGTATGGGCACAGCCTTCAGCCCCAGATCAGTCCCAGAAATAAAGAAAGGTGTCAAAGAGCATGGGGAGGAGAAATCAGCCTTTCCCAGTCCATCTCCATCCCTCAGCCAAGCTGTTCCAGAGATGAAGCTAGGTTTCAATAGAGCTGAGCTCATAACCCCCTCCAAGTCAGTGGTCCTCAGCCCTGAAGAGCCCACGTTCTTGCGCTTAACATCATCCTCCAAAGACAAAAAAGGGCCGAGCCCCCATTTCCAGACCTCCCTCTCAG CAGGTGCCCTGGACACAGAAGAACTGGAGACAAACTCGGACCAGACAAGTGTGGATCCACTCAAAGGAGGAGCCCCCAGTACCTGCTTGGGCCtcttgctcttcctcctccccagtgCCATCCTGGTGGGCCTTCTGCTCTGA
- the LOC115913664 gene encoding proteoglycan 4-like isoform X2, protein MAKPTPTTPKSTPTSAKPKLAAATAKPTPTTPTSTTTTAKPAPATTAKTQLKTATTTKPEPERPDPTEATKITLSFEPTLDPDYKVSPEADTGEPVSSFTTEDPALLESMGTAFSPRSVPEIKKGVKEHGEEKSAFPSPSPSLSQAVPEMKLGFNRAELITPSKSVVLSPEEPTFLRLTSSSKDKKGPSPHFQTSLSGALDTEELETNSDQTSVDPLKGGAPSTCLGLLLFLLPSAILVGLLL, encoded by the exons ATGGCCAAGCCAACACCCACCacaccaaaatccaccccaacTTCAGCTAAGCCAAAActtgctgcagccacagccaaaCCAACACCCACCACCCCAACATCCACCACCACTACAGCCAAGCCAGCACCTGCCACAACAGCAAAGACACAACTGAAAACTGCCACAACCACAAAGCCAGAACCAGAAAGGCCTGATCCTACTGAGGCAACCAAGATCACTCTTTCCTTTGAGCCCACCTTAGACCCAGATTATAAAGTATCTCCAGAGGCAGACACTGGAGAGCCTGTAAGCTCCTTCACTACAGAGGATCCAGCCTTATTAGAAAGTATGGGCACAGCCTTCAGCCCCAGATCAGTCCCAGAAATAAAGAAAGGTGTCAAAGAGCATGGGGAGGAGAAATCAGCCTTTCCCAGTCCATCTCCATCCCTCAGCCAAGCTGTTCCAGAGATGAAGCTAGGTTTCAATAGAGCTGAGCTCATAACCCCCTCCAAGTCAGTGGTCCTCAGCCCTGAAGAGCCCACGTTCTTGCGCTTAACATCATCCTCCAAAGACAAAAAAGGGCCGAGCCCCCATTTCCAGACCTCCCTCTCAG GTGCCCTGGACACAGAAGAACTGGAGACAAACTCGGACCAGACAAGTGTGGATCCACTCAAAGGAGGAGCCCCCAGTACCTGCTTGGGCCtcttgctcttcctcctccccagtgCCATCCTGGTGGGCCTTCTGCTCTGA